One Hevea brasiliensis isolate MT/VB/25A 57/8 chromosome 5, ASM3005281v1, whole genome shotgun sequence genomic region harbors:
- the LOC110656860 gene encoding putative serine/threonine-protein kinase isoform X1 encodes MNFTCFDLLNCWKGNDSHSQQQPDEIATNNVRVFSYNSLRSAAGNFHPSKRIGGGGFGVVHRGVLRDGTQVAIKCLSAESKQGKHEFMTEINMISNIRHTNLVELIGCCIEGGHRILVYEYMENNSLATSLLGSKRKHIAMDWSKRAAICLGTATGLAFLHEEVEPPIVHRDIKASNILLDGNLQPKIGDFGLAKLFPDNVTHVTTRVAGTVGYLAPEYALLGQLTKKADVYSFGVLILEIISGRSSSKAAFGEDLLVLVEWAWKLRKEERLMDLVDPELTEYPEDEVRRFIKIALFCTQAAAHQRPTMKQVLEMLSKNVNLNEKALTEPAVYRSQTSQNLGGSSDETSSSQKKKGKKSAHPPVTSTQLDSDQSVTEMFPR; translated from the exons ATGAACTTTACCTGCTTTGACTTATTAAATTGCTGGAAAGGGAACGACAGTCACAGCCAGCAACAGCCAGATG AGATTGCCACCAATAATGTGAGGGTCTTCTCTTATAATTCGTTGAGATCAGCAGCAGGAAATTTTCATCCTTCAAAGAGAATTGGTGGAGGTGGTTTTGGAGTTGTCCATAGG GGAGTGTTAAGGGATGGCACTCAAGTGGCGATCAAGTGTCTTTCTGCAGAATCTAAACAGGGAAAGCATGAATTCATGACAGAGATTAATATGATATCAAACATACGACATACAAATCTTGTTGAGCTCATTGGCTGCTGTATAGAGGGCGGTCATCGGATACTGGTCTATGAATATATGGAGAACAACAGTCTGGCAACTTCTTTACTTG GTTCAAAACGTAAACACATTGCCATGGACTGGTCTAAGAGAGCTGCTATTTGCCTTGGTACAGCGACTGGTCTTGCATTTCTTCATGAGGAAGTTGAACCACCTATTGTCCATAGGGATATTAAGGCTAGTAATATACTTCTTGATGGAAACTTACAGCCAAAAATAGGGGACTTTGGGCTGGCAAAACTTTTTCCAGACAATGTCACTCATGTCACTACTCGAGTGGCTGGAACAGT GGGATATCTGGCCCCAGAGTATGCCCTGCTAGGACAGCTTACCAAAAAGGCTGATGTGTATAGTTTCGGTGTGCTCATACTTGAAATAATTAGTGGGAGAAGTAGCAGCAAGGCAGCATTTGGGGAGGATCTGTTGGTTCTGGTTGAATGG GCGTGGAAACTGAGGAAGGAAGAAAGGCTTATGGATCTTGTTGATCCAGAACTGACTGAATATCCAGAGGATGAAGTGAGGCGCTTCATTAAGATTGCACTCTTTTGCACCCAAGCAGCTGCACACCAAAGACCCACCATGAAGCAAGTATTGGAGATGCTTTCCAAGAATGTCAACCTTAATGAGAAGGCACTAACAGAACCAGCAGTGTACAGGAGTCAGACCTCTCAAAACTTGGGAGGCAGTTCAGATGAGACATCGTCTTCCCAAAAGAAAAAAGGCAAGAAATCAGCACATCCTCCTGTAACCTCTACCCAGTTAGATAGTGATCAAAGTGTGACAGAGATGTTCCCCAGGTGA
- the LOC110656860 gene encoding cold-responsive protein kinase 1 isoform X2 has protein sequence MNFTCFDLLNCWKGNDSHSQQQPDEIATNNVRVFSYNSLRSAAGNFHPSKRIGGGGFGVVHRGVLRDGTQVAIKCLSAESKQGKHEFMTEINMISNIRHTNLVELIGCCIEGGHRILVYEYMENNSLATSLLGSKRKHIAMDWSKRAAICLGTATGLAFLHEEVEPPIVHRDIKASNILLDGNLQPKIGDFGLAKLFPDNVTHVTTRVAGTVGYLAPEYALLGQLTKKADVYSFGVLILEIISGRSSSKAAFGEDLLVLVEWIVFSFSLSFSIFCLAIFISIYCGLPIWRWRVLCHWRQELENRRGN, from the exons ATGAACTTTACCTGCTTTGACTTATTAAATTGCTGGAAAGGGAACGACAGTCACAGCCAGCAACAGCCAGATG AGATTGCCACCAATAATGTGAGGGTCTTCTCTTATAATTCGTTGAGATCAGCAGCAGGAAATTTTCATCCTTCAAAGAGAATTGGTGGAGGTGGTTTTGGAGTTGTCCATAGG GGAGTGTTAAGGGATGGCACTCAAGTGGCGATCAAGTGTCTTTCTGCAGAATCTAAACAGGGAAAGCATGAATTCATGACAGAGATTAATATGATATCAAACATACGACATACAAATCTTGTTGAGCTCATTGGCTGCTGTATAGAGGGCGGTCATCGGATACTGGTCTATGAATATATGGAGAACAACAGTCTGGCAACTTCTTTACTTG GTTCAAAACGTAAACACATTGCCATGGACTGGTCTAAGAGAGCTGCTATTTGCCTTGGTACAGCGACTGGTCTTGCATTTCTTCATGAGGAAGTTGAACCACCTATTGTCCATAGGGATATTAAGGCTAGTAATATACTTCTTGATGGAAACTTACAGCCAAAAATAGGGGACTTTGGGCTGGCAAAACTTTTTCCAGACAATGTCACTCATGTCACTACTCGAGTGGCTGGAACAGT GGGATATCTGGCCCCAGAGTATGCCCTGCTAGGACAGCTTACCAAAAAGGCTGATGTGTATAGTTTCGGTGTGCTCATACTTGAAATAATTAGTGGGAGAAGTAGCAGCAAGGCAGCATTTGGGGAGGATCTGTTGGTTCTGGTTGAATGG ATTGTATTTTCATTCAGTTTGTCATTTTCGATTTTCTGTCTCGCCATTTTTATATCTATCTATTGTGGTCTTCCCATATGGAGATGGAGAGTTTTATGCCATTGGAGGCAGGAATTGGAGAACAG GCGTGGAAACTGA
- the LOC110656862 gene encoding clathrin light chain 3, producing MSSFTGSFGDESRLNYSTRPFDDDGYVGYDSRLSSQRFESFSNFDNDSVKDSAGDSSPIFTSQAYSSADGMFSSQPVSESPPSIFSGGGAGFSTFSTEQNGQGFNGGFGVSDGPILPPPAEMQPEDGFALREWRRLNAIRLEEKEKKEKEMLQHIIEEAEEYKREFYIKRQLTIEKNKASNREKEKLFLANQENFHTEAEKNYWKAIAELIPHEVPVIDKRGKKDQERKKPSIVVIQGPKPGKPTDMSRMRQILLKLKHNPPPHMKPKPPPSAESSKDAKAAPPATTTTTPNATSTKAAATPEAVAAA from the exons ATGTCATCGTTCACCGGCTCATTCGGTGATGAGTCGCGACTCAACTACTCCACTCGTCCCTTCGACGACGATGGATACGTAGGGTATGATTCTCGCCTATCTTCCCAGCGATTCGAGTCCTTCAGCAACTTTGATAACGACTCGGTCAAGGACTCCGCCGGAGACTCGTCACCGATCTTCACCTCCCAGGCATATAGCTCCGCCGATGGCATGTTCTCCTCTCAGCCGGTGAGCGAGAGTCCGCCATCGATCTTCTCTGGTGGCGGTGCAGGATTCTCGACGTTCTCTACAGAGCAGAACGGCCAGGGATTTAACGGAGGTTTTGGAGTGTCTGACGGTCCGATCTTACCGCCTCCAGCAGAGATGCAACCAGAGGACGGTTTTGCATTGAGAGAGTGGCGAAG GCTGAATGCGATTAGGCTTGAAGAAAAGgagaagaaagagaaagagatGTTGCAGCATATAATAGAGGAGGCAGAGGAGTATAAGAGGGAATTTTATATTAAGCGCCAACTGACTATTGAGAAGAACAAGGCGTCTAATAGGGAGAAGGAGAAG CTATTTTTGGCAAATCAAGAAAACTTCCATACTGAAGCTGAGAAGAATTATTGGAAGGCAATTGCAGAGCTCATTCCTCATGAAGTGCCAGTCATAGacaaaagaggaaagaaagatcAAGAGAGAAAGAAACCCTCCATTGTTGTGATCCAGGGGCCGAAGCCTGGAAAGCCAACTGATATGTCAAGGATGCGTCAAATACTTCTCAAGCTTAAACATAATCCCCCTCCTCACATGAAGCCCAAACCACCGCCATCAGCAGAATCAAGTAAAGATGCTAAGGCTGCACCTCCTGCTACCACAACAACTACTCCTAATGCTACTTCCACTAAGGCTGCAGCAACTCCTGAGGCTGTAGCAGCTGCTTGA